From Desmodus rotundus isolate HL8 chromosome 12, HLdesRot8A.1, whole genome shotgun sequence, one genomic window encodes:
- the INSRR gene encoding insulin receptor-related protein, with amino-acid sequence MVVPRLWPRVACLLVIHLSLGFGLDTLEVCPSLDIRSEAAELRRLENCSVVEGHLQILLMFTATGEDFHGLSFPRLTQVTEYLLLFRVYGLESLRDLFPNLAVIRGAHLFLGYALVIFEMPHLRDVGLPALGAVLRGAVRVEKNQELCHLSTIDWGLLQPSPGANHIVGNKLGEECADVCPGVLGATGEPCARTTFSGRTDYRCWTSSHCQRVCPCPHGLACTAGGECCHIECLGGCSQPDDPRACVACRHFYFQGACHQACPVGTYQHESWRCVTAELCARLHSVPSHASTFGIHQGSCLAQCPPGFTRNGSSIFCHKCEGLCPKKCKVGTKTIDSIQVAQDLVGCTHVEGSLILNLRQGYNLEQELQHSLGLVETITGFLKIKHSFALVSLDFFKNLKLIRGDSMVDGNYTLYVLDNQNLQQLGSWVAVGLSIPVGKIYFAFNPRLCLEHIYHLEQVTGTRGRQNKAEINPRTNGDRAACQTRTLRFVSNVTEADRILLRWERYEPLEARDLLSFIVYYKESPFQNATEHIGPDACGTQSWNLLDVELPLSRNQEPGVTLAPLKPWTQYAVFVRAITLTTAEESPHQGAQSPIIYLQTLPAAPTVPQDVISTSNSSSHLLVRWKPPTQRNGNITYYLVLWQRLAEDSDLYLNDYCHRGLRLPTSNNDPRFDREDGELETEMEPGCCPCQHPPPGQVLPPLEAQEASFQKKFENFLHNAITIPKSPWKVTSINKSPQRDSGRHSRAAAALRLKGNNSDFEIQEDKVPRERAVLSGLRHFTEYRIDIHACNHAAHKVGCSAATFVFARTMPHREADSIPGKVAWEAASKSSVLLHWLEPSDPNGLILKYEIKYRRLGEEATVLCVSRLRYAKFGGVHLALLPPGNYSARVRATSLAGNGSWTESVAFYIPGSEEEDSGGLHVLLTVTPVGLMLLILAALGFFYSRKRNNTLYASVNPEYFSASDMYIPDEWEVPREQISIIRELGQGSFGMVYEGLAQGLEAGEETTPVALKTVNELASPRERIEFLKEASVMKAFKCHHVVRLLGVVSQGQPTLVIMELMTRGDLKSHLRSLRPEAENNPGLPRPGLGDMIQMAGEIADGMAYLAANKFVHRDLAARNCMVSQDFTVKIGDFGMTRDVYETDYYRKGGKGLLPVRWMAPESLKDGIFTTHSDVWSFGVVLWEIVTLAEQPYQGLSNEQVLKFVMDGGILEELESCPLQLQELMTRCWQQNPRLRPTFTHILDSIQEELRPSFRLLSFYYSPECRGTRASLLPTDAEPNSPPTPKGASSDCSPQNGGPGH; translated from the exons TGTGCCCCAGTCTGGATATCCGCTCAGAGGCGGCAGAGCTGCGGCGACTGGAGAACTGCAGCGTGGTGGAAGGCCACCTACAGATCCTGCTCATGTTCACGGCCACCGGCGAGGACTTCCATGGCCTCAGCTTCCCACGCCTCACTCAAGTCACCGAGTACCTGCTGCTATTCCGCGTCTATGGTCTGGAGAGCCTGCGTGACCTCTTCCCCAACCTAGCAGTCATACGCGGTGCCCACCTCTTCCTGGGCTACGCGCTAGTCATCTTTGAGATGCCACACCTGCGCGACGTGGGGCTGCCAGCACTAGGGGCTGTGCTGCGTGGGGCCGTGCGTGTGGAGAAGAACCAGGAGCTCTGCCACCTCTCCACCATTGACTGGGGCCTGCTGCAGCCTTCACCTGGCGCCAACCACATTGTGGGCAACAAGCTGGGTGAGGAGTGTGCTGACGTGTGTCCTGGTGTGCTGGGCGCCACTGGCGAGCCCTGTGCCAGGACCACCTTCAGCGGGCGCACGGACTACAGGTGCTGGACCTCCAGCCACTGCCAGAGAG TGTGCCCGTGTCCCCATGGCCTGGCCTGTACAGCTGGGGGGGAGTGCTGCCACATAGAATGCTTGGGGGGCTGCAGCCAACCAGATGACCCCCGAGCCTGCGTCGCCTGCCGCCACTTCTACTTCCAGGGCGCCTGCCACCAGGCCTGCCCTGTAGGCACCTACCAGCATGAGTCGTGGCGCTGTGTCACAGCTGAGCTCTGTGCCCGCCTGCACTCTGTGCCCAGCCATGCCTCTACCTTTGGTATCCACCAGGGCAGTTGCCTGGCCCAGTGCCCTCCGGGCTTCACCCGTAATGGCAGTAG CATATTCTGCCACAAGTGTGAGGGGCTGTGCCCCAAAAAGTGCAAAGTTGGCACCAAGACTATCGACTCCATCCAGGTGGCACAAGATCTGGTGGGCTGCACCCACGTGGAGGGGAGCCTCATCCTCAATCTTCGCCAGGGCT acaATCTGGAGCAGGAGCTGCAGCACAGCCTGGGGCTGGTAGAGACCATCACTGGCTTCCTCAAAATCAAGCACTCCTTTGCCCTCGTGTCCCTGGACTTTTTCAAGAACCTCAAACTAATCCGGGGAGACTCCATGGTGGATGG GAACTACACTCTGTACGTGCTGGACAACCAGAACCTACAGCAGCTGGGCTCCTGGGTGGCTGTGGGGCTCAGTATTCCCGTGGGCAAGATCTACTTCGCCTTCAACCCGCGCCTCTGCTTGGAACACATTTACCACTTGGAGCAGGTGACCGGCACTCGAGGACGGCAAAACAAGGCGGAAATCAACCCCCGCACCAACGGAGACCGCGCCGCCT GTCAGACTCGCACCCTGCGCTTCGTGTCCAATGTGACGGAGGCCGACCGCATCTTACTGCGCTGGGAGCGCTACGAGCCGCTGGAGGCTCGCGACCTACTCAGTTTCATTGTGTACTACAAGGAGTC TCCATTCCAGAATGCCACGGAGCACATAGGTCCAGATGCCTGTGGGACGCAGAGCTGGAACCTGCTAGATGTGGAGCTCCCCCTAAGCCGCAACCAGGAGCCAGGGGTGACCCTAGCACCCCTCAAGCCCTGGACACAGTATGCAGTGTTTGTGCGGGCCATCACACTGACCACTGCTGAGGAAAGCCCCCACCAAGGAGCCCAGAGCCCCATCATCTACCTCCAAACTCTTCCTGCAG CGCCCACTGTTCCCCAAGATGTCATCTCCACGTCCAattcctcctcccacctgctgGTGCGCTGGAAGCCACCGACTCAACGCAACGGGAACATCACCTACTACCTAGTGCTGTGGCAGCGTCTGGCAGAGGACAGCGACCTCTACCTCAATGACTACTGCCACCGCG GCCTGCGGCTGCCCACCAGCAACAACGACCCACGTTTCGACCGCGAAGACGGGGAACTAGAGACGGAGATGGAGCCCGGCTGCTGCCCTTGCCAGCACCCACCTCCGGGACAGGTCTTGCCACCGCTGGAGGCTCAAGAGGCCTCGTTCCaaaagaagtttgaaaacttCCTGCACAACGCGATCACTATTCCGAA GTCCCCTTGGAAGGTGACGTCCATCAATAAGAGCCCTCAAAG GGATTCTGGGAGGCACAGCCGAGCCGCAGCAGCCCTCCGACTCAAGGGAAACAACTCAGATTTCGAGATCCAGGAGGACAAAGTACCCCGGGAGCGAGCGGTGTTGAGTGGCTTGCGCCACTTTACAGAATATCGGATCGACATCCATGCCTGCAACCACGCGGCGCACAAAGTGGGCTGCAGCGCTGCCACCTTCGTTTTTGCGCGCACCATGCCTCATA GAGAGGCTGATAGTATCCCAGGGAAGGTGGCCTGGGAGGCAGCTAGCAAGAGCAGTGTCCTCCTGCACTGGCTTGAGCCATCTGACCCCAATGGACTTATCCTCAAGTATGAAATCAAGTACCGCCGCTTGGGAGAG GAGGCCACAGTGCTGTGTGTGTCTCGCCTGCGATATGCCAAGTTTGGGGGTGTCCAcctggccctgctgccccctGGGAACTACTCTGCCAGAGTGCGGGCAACCTCGCTGGCTGGCAACGGCTCTTGGACAGAAAGTGTTGCTTTTTACATCCCTGGCTCAG AGGAGGAAGACTCTGGGGGGCTGCACGTCCTTCTCACTGTCACCCCTGTGGGGCTCATGCTGCTCATTCTTGCTGCCCTTGGTTTCTTCTACAGCAGGAAGAG AAACAACACTCTCTATGCCTCTGTGAATCCGGAGTACTTCAGTGCCTCTGATA TGTATATCCCTGACGAGTGGGAGGTGCCTCGGGAGCAGATCTCCATAATTCGGGAACTGGGCCAAGGCTCCTTCGGGATGGTATATGAAGGGCTGGCACAAGGACTTGAGGCTGGAGAGGAGACCACGCCCGTGGCCCTGAAGACAGTGAATGAACTGGCCAGCCCACGAGAACGCATTGAGTTCCTCAAGGAAGCCTCTGTCATGAAGGCATTCAAATGTCACCATGTG GTACGTCTCCTGGGTGTGGTGTCTCAGGGCCAGCCAACTCTGGTCATCATGGAGTTAATGACCCGTGGTGACCTCAAGAGCCATCTTCGATCTTTGCGGCCGGAGGCGGAG AACAACCCTGGGCTCCCAAGGCCAGGACTGGGAGATATGATCCAGATGGCCGGTGAGATTGCGGATGGCATGGCCTACCTTGCCGCCAACAAGTTTGTGCATCGAGACCTGGCAGCCCGAAACTGCATGGTGTCCCAGGACTTCACTGTCAAGATTGGGG ACTTTGGGATGACTCGAGACGTGTATGAGACAGACTATTACCGCAAGGGCGGGAAGGGGCTGCTGCCTGTGCGCTGGATGGCCCCCGAGTCCCTCAAAGATGGAATCTTTACCACCCACTCGGATGTCTG GTCCTTCGGCGTGGTGCTCTGGGAGATCGTGACCCTGGCTGAACAACCCTACCAGGGTCTATCCAATGAGCAGGTGCTCAAGTTTGTCATGGATGGTGGGATCCTGGAGGAGCTAGAGAGCTGTCCCCTTCAGCT GCAGGAGCTGATGACCCGCTGTTGGCAGCAGAACCCGCGCTTGCGACCAACCTTCACCCACATCCTGGACAGCATACAGGAGGAGCTGCGCCCTTCCTTCCGCCTCCTTTCCTTCTATTACAGCCCGGAGTGCCGGGGGACCCGAGCTTCCCTCCTGCCCACTGATGCAGAGCCCAACTCCCCACCAACCCCAAAAGGGGCTTCCTCAGACTGCAGCCCTCAAAATGGGGGTCCAGGGCACTGA
- the SH2D2A gene encoding SH2 domain-containing protein 2A produces MELTYKSCQGLGLLPVPRLQALTAEEAQFIPRTPDVHTGASSQALGAAPSPEDTGRAEEVPREGGQSLKAETRAWFQKTQAQGLLQHGAAPPWFHGFITRREAERRLETKPQGCYLVRFSESAVTFVLTYRSRACCRHFLLAQLGDGRHVVLGEDSAHARLQDLLRYYTASPLSPYGETLSQPLPRETPEPAGLSLRTEESDSGSKSQDLHPQYSPVLKKENPRVPTQKEGNGETKEPPRPKPPVPAKPQLPPEVYTSSTPRPRPALPPKPSNPIYHEPDEPIAFYAMGRGSPGEAPSNIYAEVEVAVPSGSEDPPCILQHPVLWKCWSRPVPGSQNPGGRQLHSENSATEQGSPVRRQPLPLRGHSLPHTLSRQVLQDRGQAWLSLGPPQ; encoded by the exons ATGGAGTTGACCTACAAAagctgccagggcctgggcttgCTTCCGGTGCCCAGACTCCAGGCCCTGACGGCTGAGGAGGCCCAGTTCATCCCTAGAACCCCGGATGTCCACACTGGG GCAtcttcccaggccctgggggctgcCCCCAGCCCAGAAGACACTGGAAGGGCTGAGGAGGTGCCTAGGGAAGGAGGCCAGTCCCTGAAGGCCGAGACCCGGGCTTGGTTCCAGAAGacccaggcccaggggctcctGCAGCATGGGGCAGCCCCTCCTTGGTTCCATGGCTTCATCACTCGGAG GGAGGCCGAAAGGCGGCTGGAGACCAAGCCGCAGGGATGCTACTTGGTGCGGTTCAGCGAGAGCGCTGTGACCTTCGTGCTGACTTACAG GAGCCGGGCTTGCTGCCGCCATTTCCTGCTGGCCCAGCTCGGGGACGGACGCCACGTGGTGCTGGGCGAGGACAGTGCCCACGCGCGGCTGCAGGACCTGCTGCGGTACTACACGGCGTCCCCGCTCAGTCCCTACGGGGAGACGCTCAGCCAGCCCCTTCCCCGCGAG ACTCCTGAGCCTGCAGGACTTTCCCTAAGGACTGAAGAATCAGACTCTGGAAGCAAAAGCCAGGACCTACACCCCCAGTACAGCCCAGTTCTCAAAAAGGAGAATCCCAGAGTCCCCACACAGAAAGAGGGGAACGGCGAGACAAAGGAG CCGCCTAGGCCCAAGCCTCCTGTCCCCGCCAAACCTCAGCTACCCCCAGAAGTCTACACAAGCTCGACTCCAAGACCCCGCCCGGCCCTGCCCCCCAAGCCCTCCAACCCCATCTACCATGAGCCCGATGAACCCATAGCCTTCTACGCCATGggcaggggcagccctggggaaGCCCCCAGCAACATTTATGCCGAGGTGGAAGTGGCAGTGCCCTCAGGGAGTGAGGACCCACCGTGCATCCTCCAGCACCCGGTCCTCTGGAAGTGCTGGTCCAGGCCTGTCCCAGGAAGCCAG AATCCAGGTGGCCGGCAACTACATTCTGAAAATTCTGCAACCGAACAAGGCTCTCCCGTGCGCCGCCAGCCCCTGCCTCTCCGGGGACACAGCCTCCCTCATACCCTTTCTAGACAGGTCCTTCAGGACAGAGGACAGGCGTGGCTTTCCCTGGGGCCTCCTCAGTAG